ATCCTAGAGCATCCAGCGATCGCTACCTTGTTTGCTAAGTCAAACGTTCTTGCTATTCAAGACTTTACCGCCAAAGCCAGCCAACACTGGCTCACGGGAGACATCCTAGAATGGCTTTCTGTTTTAAGCGATCGCACTGGACAGTCCACGACGTCATGGAGCCAGCCCCGTTCCTTGCTAGCTGTGGTAACTCGTTTGGATCACTGTGTCAACGGAGTTTTTGCTGTGATGCGATCGCAGCCTTACCAATGGATGGAGGCAGATGTGCAACTACTAAATGATTTGGCAGAACCCTTGGCGATTGCCATGTCCCATGCTCAATTTCAGCAGCAGGTGCGGCAGCAGCGCCGCTACCAGGGAGTGATTGGACAGTTGGTGACCGCTGTTCGCCATACAGAAACGCTAGAACATATTTTTGAGCAGGCTCTTAGCGAGGTTGTATCGACTCTTCAGGTCAGCCGTGGGTTTATTTTGCTCCTGAAGTATACCGATCCTGCCTACCAACGTCAGTCTCGCTCGGCCATCGCCGGCGTGCGGGTCTCTGTTGCCCATCAGTGGCCTCAAACCTGTGAACTCCCTCAACCAGAGGGGCTAGCGATCGCCTTGGATAGCGAGGATCGTCATGCCGGCACTTGGATCAACTATTCCTTTGCCCTGTCGGATTGTCCCTCTTGTCAACACCTCTATCTCCATCCCCAAGATATTCTGGCAATTCCTGACTCCTTAGCCTCTTCGTTGAGCACAGCCAGGATAGAGAAGGATGCTTGTTCCCTGCACATTTCTCCTCTAGCTAGTGCGGTGATGCCATCCTTGGTGCTGGTGCCCCTAGAGAGTCACGGTAAGGTGCTGGGCTACCTAGCGATCCAACATCACCAACGTTGTGTATGGCAATCGGAAGAGCTGGACTTCCTGAAGCTTGTGGCAGCTCAGGTGGGTACGGCTATTATTCAATCTCATACGCTTCAACAGGTTCAGTCTTTGGTGGAAGAGCGCACGGCGCAACTGAAGCATAGTCTGGATGTGCAAGCTAAGCTGTATGCCAAAACTCGCCAGCAAATCGAGCAACTTCAGCAGCTCAATCAGCTCAAAGATGAGTTTCTCAGCACCATGAGCCATGAACTGCGTACGCCTCTCACCAGCATGACCTTGGCAATTCGTATGTTGCGCCAAGCCAATCTGCCGGAGGAGCGCCGCCAAAAGTATTTAGATATTTTAGAAGAGCAATGTGCCCAGGAAACGAGCCTGATTAATGACTTGCTAGCCCTGCAAAAAATTGAAACGGGGAGTGCATCGAGCTACCGCCATAAGATCGATGTTTACAGCATGATTCGTGGCATTGCCCAGTC
This window of the Candidatus Obscuribacterales bacterium genome carries:
- a CDS encoding GAF domain-containing protein, encoding MKQLTQGLLSDQHPHDLLSRFAQALGALFSADAVALIQTIPGQSGLQTMYWHNQGIHSPHPDYRSPCLLNILEHPAIATLFAKSNVLAIQDFTAKASQHWLTGDILEWLSVLSDRTGQSTTSWSQPRSLLAVVTRLDHCVNGVFAVMRSQPYQWMEADVQLLNDLAEPLAIAMSHAQFQQQVRQQRRYQGVIGQLVTAVRHTETLEHIFEQALSEVVSTLQVSRGFILLLKYTDPAYQRQSRSAIAGVRVSVAHQWPQTCELPQPEGLAIALDSEDRHAGTWINYSFALSDCPSCQHLYLHPQDILAIPDSLASSLSTARIEKDACSLHISPLASAVMPSLVLVPLESHGKVLGYLAIQHHQRCVWQSEELDFLKLVAAQVGTAIIQSHTLQQVQSLVEERTAQLKHSLDVQAKLYAKTRQQIEQLQQLNQLKDEFLSTMSHELRTPLTSMTLAIRMLRQANLPEERRQKYLDILEEQCAQETSLINDLLALQKIETGSASSYRHKIDVYSMIRGIAQSFDDDFSSRDVRLAVDIPKQNLSIRTDTDSLQRILTELLTNAKKYAAVGTDVHLQVVSERSPAGLPLLRVTLCNVGEGIDAEDMPYIFDKFRRGRGITQKAIPGTGLGLALVKGLVEHLNGTIEVSSQPIIAPVRAGDGGIYQADRHASWETCFVLTLPQL